From the Lepisosteus oculatus isolate fLepOcu1 chromosome 1, fLepOcu1.hap2, whole genome shotgun sequence genome, one window contains:
- the fgl1 gene encoding LOW QUALITY PROTEIN: fibrinogen-like protein 1 (The sequence of the model RefSeq protein was modified relative to this genomic sequence to represent the inferred CDS: inserted 2 bases in 1 codon): MKIFWPFALGMVFFGNLCVSAPEDCPGQRRRLRAQVRALEQRIGQQQLQVEQLRGQRQHRAAEQSPNPAGQAGFADCAQVFNAGNRRSGFYRIKPLRSPSDFLVYCDMSEGGGWAVVQRRTDGSESFNRPWKDYKEGFGNTLSADGEFWLGNDKLHSLTSQGNYNLRINMIDFEGDQRFAIYRNFKVGDEQSLYRLSFGEYSGTAGDSLSGRYHPEXWAGHNGMNFSTYDRDNDRYEGSCAQEDTAGWWFNRCHSVNLNGHYYKGPYTAVSDNGIIWYTWHGWWYSIRSVVMKIRPAEFEPNEV, encoded by the exons atgaaaatattttggcCCTTTGCGTTGGGAATGGTTTTCTTTGGGAATTTATGTGTGTCG GCTCCCGAGGACTGCCCCGGCCAGCGGCGGAGGCTGAGAGCCCAGGTGCGGGCCCTGGAGCAGCGGATCGggcagcagcagctgcaggtGGAGCAGCTCCGCGGCCAGCGGCAGCACAGGGCGGCCGAGCAGAGCCCGAACCCAGCGGGACAGGCGGGCTTCGCAG ACTGTGCCCAGGTCTTCAACGCCGGGAACAGGAGGAGTGGGTTCTACCGGATTAAACCCCTTCGGTCTCCGTCCGACTTCCTGGTCTACTGCGACATGAGCGAGGGAGGCGGCTGGGCTGTGGTCCAGAGACGCACCGACGGCAGCGAGTCCTTCAACAG ACCCTGGAAAGACTATAAAGAAGGCTTTGGAAACACGCTTTCTGCAGATGGAGAATTCTGGTTAGGAAACGACAAACTGCATTCCTTAACCTCCCAAG GAAACTACAATCTGAGAATTAACATGATCGACTTTGAAGGTGACCAGAGGTTTGCCATCTATAGGAATTTTAAAGTCGGAGATGAACAG AGCTTGTACCGGCTCAGTTTCGGGGAATACTCCGGGACGGCGGGGGACTCGCTGTCGGGCAGGTACCACCCCGA GTGGGCGGGTCACAACGGGATGAACTTCAGCACCTACGACAGGGACAACGACCGCTACGAGGGCAGCTGCGCTCAGGAGGACACGGCTGGCTGGTGGTTCAACAG ATGTCACTCTGTCAACCTGAATGGCCACTACTACAAGGGGCCCTACACTGCAGTCTCCGACAACGGGATTATCTGGTACACATggcatggatggtggtactctATCAGATCTGTTGTAATGAAGATCAGGCCTGCTGAGTTTGAACCCAATGAGGTGTAA